ATAATGGTAAACTTAATTCTCAAAGATTACTAAACATGTACCTTAAAGGCATAAAAGACTTGAATAAAGAAATTAAAAACAAAGATGTATTAGTTCTAGAGAATGGAACTCTAGTTGATGCAGTTGACGATGGTTTTTATGTGCAAGGTGGATCAACATACGATGTTAGACGTTGGTGGGGAATAAAAAGATACAAAAGTAATTCTAATGCGAGAAGATGGGAATTTGATATAAGAGCAGCTGGACAGGCTAATGCTGCTGGAGCTATAGTAGGTGGTCTAGTTTTCGGACCGTGGGGAGTAGCAGGTAACGGAATCACTTCTGTTTATCTTTTCAACCTAGCTGATAGGATTTCATATCATAACGGCAGAACTAGTAGGGGAATTATTGCTAATATGCACTATACATTAACTTTTAGCATAACAACCCAATAATGTTTATTTACTAACTCAACTTTCGCAGACTGAAATAGGCAAGTAAGCCTTGATATAATTGGGCAAAGCATCAATCCATTGCATGAGTTGATCTTTGACCATCTTTTGAATCTTACGATTCACATGTTGCAGCGTATCTGGAAGAAGCTCGATGAGCTGCTGGAGTGCAATGGCCCAATCAAGATCTTCAATTTGGTCGCATAATTCATAAAATAGACCACCAAGTGTACGGTCATCCGTGCTGCATCGATGTTGCCAGGACAAAACGATATATCTTGCAAACACAATGGTCGTGTGACTGATCAAAGCGTCGTATGACCGGCTTTGAAATTCTTTTTGAAGTCTTATTAATGACTTGGTTGTCTTGAAAAAAACTTCAATATCCCAACGCATGCCGTAGATCTTGATGATTTCCCGGTCATCAAGTGTACAGTCGGTTGTCAGTATTGCTAGCCATTCACTTTTCTTATTTCGATTGCGAACAAAGACAATTTTGACACGGATATCGTTCGCGGTGATTGTGTGAACCGATCGAAGGATACTTTTGCTTCCAGACACTAGATTTGCCTGCTTATAAAGCTCTTTTAAACCGACAAGTTTACCGTTAATCAGGTAACACTGTTTTGAATTCTTGATCATGCCAATGACATCTAGTCCTTGTTCTTTTATTTCTTTGATCAGTGGCTGATGCGTGAACTAGGAATCCATCAACATATAAGAGGCATCAATTCCCTGATTCATTGCCCTTTTTAACATGGATGGGATGATACCAAGAGCTTTTTGAAGCACTTCGGTACGACGTTTATATCCGGAAGTGCGTTTATCAATCTCTTTCGAAATACCGTTGATCTAGCATTTCTGAGATCTGAGCAAAGTAAAGTCGAGTGGAATGAAGGTAGCACCGTCGAACCAACCTTAGGTCAGCATCCTGAAACCTTTATAATAGCTCATTTTTTGAGTCGCATGGTCAAAGCAACGAGCAAGCAGTTCCACAGATTTACTGCGGTTCCGGTCATAAGAGGAATCATCCAGTATGAATACTTTAGGACGTGTATGATCCGTCAATCTCGTTATACGTTTAATCACATCAGCACTGAAAAACAAAAGGAATCGTCGCCAGGAAAATGTAGATTGATTCAAAAAACGATAAACAGCATCTTTAGCAGGGAAATCGGAAGATTTCTTCCCTTCCAATGTTTGGAACCAATATTTGTGTTCAAAAATCAATGAGAAGATCAACTGAAACAAATAGCTGCATGAAAAACCAAATGACTTTGTAATACCAGCGTTTCTCAAGTGTGTGAATACATTCAATTCCTTAAATGTTCCATTCAGGTCCACAAACAGTTGCTTCTGATCATTGTTTTTCGCTATCATATAGTAGGCACCTCTTCTATTTGGTAGTGTGATTCTGTCAAATCCAATATACCAAAAGTTGAGGTGGTTTTCTTTTGCAAACAAAAGTATCAATCAATATATCCATTCTTGATGCGCCATTGAGAGTCAAGAATTGAACAGCAGTTTATCGGTACCAAAGTTGAATTACTAAGAAAGAGGTTTTATTATGAACAGTGCATTATTTATGACAATATGGTTTATTCTTCTTCTTATTGCTCTTATACTACATAAACAATTAGGCTTAGATAAGTATCCTATTATTAGATATTCAGTAATAGGCTTAATGGTATTAGTTTTCATATCTGGTATATTAGTTATGTTTACTGGTATTAGTTTCGGTACGAGCAAATGGAGCGAAGAATATGGTTGGCACGTTGATTATATGGGGTATGAAGAAATTCACACTTATTCCACAGGGGAGTCACAAAGGATTGCCTTGATAGATACTGGGGTTTCAGATTTCCAAGAAGTCACGAACTTAATTGCGTTTGTAGATAGTGATGGTGTGGATTATAATGGTCATGGTACGATGATGTATTCTATTATTAAGGGCCATGAAGATGAAGTACTTGGTATTGCCCCGAACGCTGAAATAAACTCTATTAAAGTAATGGATTTTGAGGAGTCTATTACCCCAGAAAACTTAACAAAAGCAATTGAAAAGGCGATTAATTTAGAAAGTACAGTTATTAGCTTAAGCCTAGGAAGCTATCTTTATAGCGAGTCTGTTTCAAAAGCAATAGACCTTGCACTAGATCAGGGAATTACAGTTGTTTCTTCAACAGGTGATTTCGAATCAGCAGATATGCTTTTTCCAGCATCTAAATCGGGTGTGATTTCTGTTGGCTCTATATCTGATAATATGAAGGTTTCTAATTTTACCAACGCCCCTAATGAAGCGGTTATTAACGCTCCTGGTGATGGAATAAAGAGTGTTTTGAACAATAAAGAGATAGAGTACAACTTTGGTACTTCCCAAGCAACAGCCCTTATCTCCGGTTATGTTGCTCTTCTAAGAGATTATGCAATTCAGGAAGGCGTAGATTTAACTAACGAGGATATTTCCTCCTTATTAACTGTTATCAATAATAGTAAAACTGATTATATAAATGCCTTCTCAAAATTGACTGAAGAAAGAGGGCAGAATAGTTTCAGGTAACTGTCACGTCCAAAAATTATACTATGCTATCGGGTATAATTCATGAGTAAGAAATAAAAGGGTGATACATATTATACTTTACTAATATGTATCACCCTTTATTTTTTAAGGCTCTAAAATATATGTTGGGGTTTAGAAACAATTGCGGTTCTCTCTTCGAGGTGTTTTTCAAACGCTCACGGCGGACGCTTGCCAAGGGGCTTGTCTTCAGCTAATTCTGTCTCAGCTTTGCATCGTCAGAATGGATCTTCAGACTGCGCTGATCCCTCTGGCGTCGCCGCCTTTCACTCATGAAAAACAAGCTGATTTGTTCCAAGTCAACATGGTGAATTGCTATAAATTTGGGCATAAAAAACACGCAGGCTCCTCTATCCTTTACACTTGAATTGTCCAGAAACAAAGTGAAGGAGAGGATCTGCGTGCATACTACTGATTTTAACATGAACTTTCCGGGGTTAGAAGAAGCGATCGTCACGAAAACAGCCATTGTTGATGGGGAAGTACACATTCATATCGAGATGGAACGCGAGCCGCACAGGTGCCCATGTTGTTCTGAATGGACGAGTAAAGTCCATGATTACCGGGTCCAGAAGGTGCAACACCTGAAGATGTGGGAACGACCTACGGTCTTGTTCTATCGTCGAAGACGTTACGTGTGCCGATATGGAAAACGATTTTCTGAACAGATCAAACTGGTGGAGCGTTACCAACGACACACTTTGGAATGGAATCAGGCGTTGGGACTCCGTGTGATCCAGGGAAAGAATTTCACGGATACGGCCAGACAGTTTCATACGTCTCCAACCACCGTGATGAGAAGGTTCGATCAGATCGCTGCCCCTATGTTGTCCGAGGTGAAGGAGCTGCCTTCGGTCATTGCCATCGATGAGTATAAGGGAGACACCGAAAAAGGGAAATATCAAGTCATGATTGCAGATGGTGTGACAGGAAAACCATTGGATATTTTACCGGACCGTGCGGTCCAAACCGTCAAACGTTATTTACAACAGAAAGGCAGTCAAGTCCGCATCGTGGTCATGGACATGAGCCATTCCTTTAAATCAGCGGTAGACCAGGCATTGGGCAAACCTGTTATTGTCGCCGACCGGTTTCATTTCTGTCGTTATATCTATTGGGCGCTGGACCGAATTCGGCGCCGTGTACAGAAGGAATTCCACGAATATGATCGGAAAAAGTGTAAACGGATGAAGCATGTTTTTCATAAACACGCGCAAGACTTAACGGAGAAACAACACTGGTATCTCCAACGCTATCTGTCTTTGTCAGAGGAGCTTCGTGAAGCCTATGAAGTGAAAGAAGCTTATCGCGATTGGTTTGAAACGGCGAAACAGGTTGGGCAACATGATGTGCGAAGCGTAAAAGAAGAACTTCATGCGTTCTATCAATGCGTGGAGGCATCGGAGATGCAAGAGTTTCAAGACGTCCTGAAAACATTCCGAAATTGGGAAGTGGCCATCCTGAACAGCTTTGCATATGGTTATACAAACGGTCCGATCGAAGGGTTAAACAATCAGACGAAAGTGATCAAACGGAATGCATTCGGATTCAGACGATACGATCGTTTCCGATTCCGGGTATTACTGCATCATCAATTCAAAAATGAACATTTTCAAGTAGGATAAAGGGGCAGCAGCAAAATGCCACTACCCCAACAATTGACTTAGAACCATTTTTAATCACTTTCTACAATTTAGGTCTTGATAAATTTCAACGCTCGTTTACGAACTAGCCCATATTTTAAAAATGATCAATAAATCGGTTATACTTAGTTGGACAGATCAACACGAACTTGACCTTGCATTATTTGATTACGTAAATTGGTACAATAACATACGCATTCATGGATCATTGAATTATTTATCACCGATTGAATTCAAGTCGAAGAGACCTTTAAAAATTTGTTCGATTTAGTGTTGACATACCACTGTTGATAATTTAGAAAAAGATAAACTCTTTTTAAATTGGGAGTTTTGTTAGTTTTATTGTCTTCTTTAATTAGGCCATTCAACTTATATTACAAAGAACAAGGTGTATCGTCAATAGAGTTAGCAAGTATTATATATATAATTAAAGACAAAGGCATAGTGAAAATAAATATTAACCTCACACCTAAAGGTGAAATTCCGAAAAAGTCCGCTAGTCCTCCGCATACTCCTAAAATTGACCTATTCTTGGTTGAC
This Salisediminibacterium beveridgei DNA region includes the following protein-coding sequences:
- a CDS encoding ISL3 family transposase, whose protein sequence is MNFPGLEEAIVTKTAIVDGEVHIHIEMEREPHRCPCCSEWTSKVHDYRVQKVQHLKMWERPTVLFYRRRRYVCRYGKRFSEQIKLVERYQRHTLEWNQALGLRVIQGKNFTDTARQFHTSPTTVMRRFDQIAAPMLSEVKELPSVIAIDEYKGDTEKGKYQVMIADGVTGKPLDILPDRAVQTVKRYLQQKGSQVRIVVMDMSHSFKSAVDQALGKPVIVADRFHFCRYIYWALDRIRRRVQKEFHEYDRKKCKRMKHVFHKHAQDLTEKQHWYLQRYLSLSEELREAYEVKEAYRDWFETAKQVGQHDVRSVKEELHAFYQCVEASEMQEFQDVLKTFRNWEVAILNSFAYGYTNGPIEGLNNQTKVIKRNAFGFRRYDRFRFRVLLHHQFKNEHFQVG
- a CDS encoding S8 family peptidase, whose amino-acid sequence is MNSALFMTIWFILLLIALILHKQLGLDKYPIIRYSVIGLMVLVFISGILVMFTGISFGTSKWSEEYGWHVDYMGYEEIHTYSTGESQRIALIDTGVSDFQEVTNLIAFVDSDGVDYNGHGTMMYSIIKGHEDEVLGIAPNAEINSIKVMDFEESITPENLTKAIEKAINLESTVISLSLGSYLYSESVSKAIDLALDQGITVVSSTGDFESADMLFPASKSGVISVGSISDNMKVSNFTNAPNEAVINAPGDGIKSVLNNKEIEYNFGTSQATALISGYVALLRDYAIQEGVDLTNEDISSLLTVINNSKTDYINAFSKLTEERGQNSFR
- a CDS encoding PspC domain-containing protein, translated to MNNKKLLRSTKNRSILGVCGGLADFFGISPLGVRLIFIFTMPLSLIIYIILANSIDDTPCSL